From the genome of Pelobacter propionicus DSM 2379, one region includes:
- the xseA gene encoding exodeoxyribonuclease VII large subunit → MMSDDVIKRFFPLSSITTRISELLQPAITKRFWVKAEVMSGRERGGAFYCDLIETGANGKIAAKISCTIWSQELTSIRNLFKSKGMDLVLTDGTVVGFQCSLQYSPQYGISLRVIDADPSFALGEMELKKREIIERLQREGLFQPNKECFVPLLPQNIGLISSFGSAAYNDFIQTLTTSMFGFKIHMADAMMQGEQTEKSVLRAMDALCKLGVELIVIARGGGSKTDLYFLDNEAVARKIAACTIPVWTGIGHEIDTSVLDYVANKSFKTPTAVAEELVARFIQMQRQLEEASNTLQTVWAYRFKIDREYLDRAIIGIHQGPRKLLEVTVSNLREQAQDLRHLVSERLSTEHIQLESKRSQLKSLPLAVIQKQIERLSSKKQNIGTQVKFALSGWTGTMSRLKGRFDKNRYIKRLQVESDAHDKSSQQLLSRFTAAVKLLTMQQWNRKERFRVEKVKQRIMVERKSLNDKMATIRATDPQNALQRGFALVYRQDGQLIRSIHDINKSDTIRTHVVDGTVISEVVAKEAKA, encoded by the coding sequence ATGATGAGTGATGATGTAATCAAACGCTTCTTCCCCTTATCAAGTATCACCACTCGCATCAGTGAACTGCTGCAACCTGCCATAACCAAGCGGTTCTGGGTAAAGGCCGAAGTCATGTCCGGTCGGGAACGTGGAGGTGCATTCTACTGTGACCTGATTGAAACCGGTGCCAATGGCAAGATAGCAGCCAAAATATCCTGCACCATCTGGTCACAGGAACTGACCAGCATTCGCAATCTCTTCAAATCTAAAGGTATGGACTTGGTACTGACTGATGGGACGGTGGTCGGTTTCCAGTGTTCTCTGCAATACAGCCCGCAATACGGCATCTCCCTTCGTGTAATTGACGCTGACCCCTCGTTCGCTTTGGGGGAAATGGAACTCAAAAAACGGGAAATCATCGAACGACTTCAGAGAGAAGGACTGTTCCAACCGAACAAAGAGTGTTTTGTTCCGCTGTTACCGCAGAATATCGGTTTGATTTCCAGTTTTGGCAGTGCCGCATACAACGACTTTATTCAGACCCTAACCACTTCTATGTTCGGCTTCAAAATCCATATGGCTGATGCCATGATGCAAGGTGAACAGACTGAAAAATCCGTTCTTCGTGCTATGGATGCGCTCTGTAAGCTTGGTGTGGAATTGATTGTCATTGCGCGTGGCGGAGGCAGCAAGACAGACCTCTACTTCCTTGACAACGAAGCTGTCGCCCGCAAGATTGCCGCTTGCACAATCCCCGTCTGGACCGGCATCGGTCATGAAATCGACACCAGTGTGCTGGATTACGTAGCCAACAAATCATTCAAGACGCCGACGGCAGTCGCGGAAGAGCTTGTTGCACGATTTATTCAGATGCAACGTCAACTGGAGGAAGCGTCGAATACCCTACAAACGGTATGGGCATATCGCTTCAAAATAGACCGAGAGTATCTTGACAGAGCAATAATCGGCATTCATCAAGGACCAAGAAAGCTATTGGAAGTTACCGTCAGCAATTTGCGTGAACAGGCGCAGGATTTACGGCATCTGGTATCAGAGCGCCTATCAACCGAACATATCCAGCTTGAAAGTAAGCGGAGCCAGCTAAAATCATTACCGCTTGCTGTCATCCAAAAACAGATAGAGCGCCTCTCTTCCAAGAAGCAGAATATCGGAACTCAGGTAAAGTTTGCTTTATCCGGTTGGACTGGCACAATGAGCCGATTGAAAGGCCGCTTCGACAAGAATCGTTATATCAAGCGACTACAGGTTGAAAGTGACGCACATGATAAGTCCAGTCAACAACTGCTGAGCCGATTTACCGCAGCGGTAAAGCTTTTGACTATGCAGCAGTGGAATCGAAAAGAACGCTTCCGGGTAGAAAAAGTCAAGCAGCGCATCATGGTCGAGCGCAAGAGCCTGAATGACAAGATGGCAACTATTCGGGCAACTGACCCGCAGAATGCGCTGCAACGCGGGTTCGCGCTGGTATACCGGCAGGATGGTCAGCTTATCCGGTCAATACACGATATAAATAAATCTGATACCATACGGACACATGTAGTTGACGGCACTGTAATCAGCGAAGTGGTCGCCAAGGAGGCAAAAGCATGA
- a CDS encoding DNA/RNA non-specific endonuclease, producing MIRPYLLSITALLLSAGIAFAADTSCPEHFTGGKAPDIINQKMTAKTLEICYSGYALKHSGITRTPLYSAEHLTRERMLHGKGLKRQSKFFPDTNIPASERAELHHYARSGYDRGHVAPSADMFDIQSQQECFSLANMVPQVPENNRGPWEGIESTIRKMAKDRGDIYVVTGPIYQGEIQKIGGAVMVPTKLFKAVYDPHRQESGAYLIDNTADAQPEKISVADLEKITGISLFPAVGDATKSLLMRLPEPKSYKERKRKGDR from the coding sequence GTGATACGTCCTTATCTATTGTCAATTACAGCATTATTGCTGAGTGCCGGAATTGCGTTCGCTGCTGACACCTCGTGCCCTGAACATTTTACCGGTGGAAAAGCACCTGACATCATCAATCAGAAAATGACCGCCAAGACCCTTGAAATCTGTTATTCGGGTTATGCGCTCAAGCATTCCGGCATTACCCGCACTCCACTTTACTCAGCAGAACACCTGACCCGAGAACGCATGCTTCATGGCAAGGGGCTTAAGCGCCAAAGCAAGTTCTTCCCGGATACCAACATCCCCGCTTCTGAAAGAGCGGAACTCCATCATTATGCGCGGTCAGGTTATGACCGTGGCCATGTTGCGCCTTCTGCAGATATGTTCGATATACAATCGCAGCAAGAGTGTTTCAGCCTTGCCAACATGGTTCCGCAAGTTCCAGAGAACAACCGTGGCCCCTGGGAAGGTATTGAATCTACGATTCGGAAAATGGCCAAAGACCGAGGCGACATCTATGTTGTCACCGGCCCGATTTACCAGGGTGAAATTCAGAAAATAGGCGGCGCCGTCATGGTGCCGACCAAACTCTTCAAAGCGGTGTATGACCCGCATCGTCAGGAATCAGGAGCTTATCTGATAGACAATACTGCAGATGCGCAACCTGAGAAAATCAGTGTCGCGGACTTGGAGAAGATTACCGGAATCAGCCTGTTCCCAGCAGTCGGTGACGCTACAAAATCTCTACTCATGCGCCTACCTGAACCGAAGTCATATAAGGAACGGAAGCGGAAAGGTGATCGGTGA
- a CDS encoding integration host factor subunit alpha → MTKADIFEKVSSNLGYTKKESAELVEAVFSLIKSTLESGEKIKIAGFGNFEVKQKADRRGRNPQNGETITIEARRILTFKPSGVLKTAINGAKQ, encoded by the coding sequence ATGACAAAAGCTGACATTTTTGAAAAAGTATCCTCGAACCTAGGCTACACAAAAAAAGAATCCGCTGAACTGGTAGAAGCAGTGTTCTCCTTAATCAAAAGTACACTGGAATCCGGTGAAAAAATTAAGATAGCCGGTTTTGGGAACTTTGAGGTCAAGCAGAAGGCAGACCGTCGTGGTCGCAACCCGCAGAACGGTGAGACAATCACCATCGAGGCACGTCGTATCCTTACCTTTAAGCCGAGCGGTGTCCTTAAAACAGCGATTAACGGTGCAAAGCAGTGA
- a CDS encoding UvrD-helicase domain-containing protein — protein MILAKLNHEQKLAVKQEGHVLLTACPGSGKTRVLIHKLAYNLSKLPENSKKRIAAVTFTVRASEEIFRRLNGIGINSNNIWSGTLHSFCFEWIIKPYSCYLPELSNGFAIADEAFCAELVSSLKDKYKLKQIDPVNFRINRDGSYVENKSIQQKLIAEYHSILISNKLIDFELILYYSYKLLVTYPNIQITLSNIFELICVDEYQDTQDLLYAIISVIIKAGNGKTSLFFVGDTDQAIYASLGGVAKSLQEIKAEIDNMPITHLTLTGNYRSSQRIIDFYSNFQTQKYQIHAVGKNAKEEGLITFNSDIHHSNIVDEIAKLIQLSLDTGIPENEICVLVPQWWLITIVTKKLRASLPGVSFDASGLAPMSKNRENIWYKLSRLLLTEPNPKIYSSRYRWATDLIDSFRVDTNTEFNELYKNERDLLRLINSIKSSEMEGIDYLNDCFDQFLQIIGIDQLKYPQLVEHRNLFFDNIDKRLNDDTFKVPSDIQSFKSFYREMTGVIINTCVGVKGEEFDTVISYGLLNGYVPHWNDIFSGRASDAAKKLLYVICSRAKKNLHLISEIGRTTKSGSDLGITPELKCIKFEYDVV, from the coding sequence ATGATTCTTGCTAAATTAAACCACGAGCAGAAGTTGGCCGTGAAGCAGGAAGGGCATGTATTATTGACGGCTTGTCCTGGAAGTGGGAAAACACGAGTATTAATCCATAAACTTGCCTACAACCTCTCAAAGCTTCCTGAAAACAGCAAAAAGCGAATTGCCGCCGTAACGTTCACAGTTAGGGCTTCGGAAGAAATATTTAGGCGATTAAATGGGATAGGGATTAACAGCAATAATATCTGGTCTGGCACTCTTCATTCCTTTTGCTTTGAATGGATAATAAAGCCTTATTCATGTTATCTGCCAGAATTGTCAAATGGGTTTGCAATAGCCGACGAAGCATTTTGTGCGGAATTGGTTAGCAGCCTTAAAGACAAATACAAGCTGAAGCAAATAGATCCGGTAAATTTCAGAATTAATAGAGATGGAAGTTATGTTGAAAATAAAAGTATTCAACAGAAGCTAATTGCTGAGTATCACAGCATCCTTATAAGTAACAAGCTCATAGATTTTGAGCTAATTTTGTATTATTCATACAAATTGCTTGTCACCTACCCGAATATCCAAATTACATTATCAAATATATTTGAACTGATATGTGTTGATGAATACCAGGATACTCAGGATTTACTTTATGCAATTATCTCGGTAATTATCAAGGCAGGTAACGGAAAGACATCTTTATTTTTTGTCGGGGATACTGACCAAGCTATCTACGCTTCGCTCGGTGGTGTGGCAAAAAGTTTACAGGAAATTAAAGCCGAAATAGACAATATGCCAATAACTCACTTGACTCTTACCGGAAACTATCGGTCAAGCCAAAGAATTATTGATTTTTACTCAAATTTTCAAACTCAAAAGTATCAGATTCATGCTGTCGGAAAAAACGCCAAGGAAGAAGGGCTTATAACGTTCAATTCAGATATTCATCATTCAAATATTGTTGATGAAATTGCGAAATTGATTCAATTAAGTTTAGACACAGGCATTCCAGAAAACGAAATTTGTGTTCTCGTTCCTCAATGGTGGTTAATAACGATTGTTACGAAGAAATTGCGTGCATCATTGCCAGGTGTGAGTTTTGACGCATCCGGGTTAGCACCCATGTCAAAAAACAGAGAAAATATTTGGTATAAACTATCACGTCTTTTGCTTACTGAACCAAATCCGAAAATTTATTCTTCAAGGTACAGATGGGCAACTGATTTAATTGATAGTTTCCGTGTTGACACAAATACTGAATTCAATGAACTTTATAAAAATGAACGTGACCTGTTGAGGCTTATTAATTCCATAAAGTCTTCTGAAATGGAAGGTATTGATTATTTAAACGATTGTTTTGACCAATTTCTGCAAATCATAGGCATCGACCAGCTTAAATATCCACAACTTGTAGAACACAGGAACCTGTTCTTCGATAATATTGATAAAAGATTGAATGACGATACCTTTAAGGTGCCAAGTGATATTCAATCATTCAAAAGTTTTTACAGGGAAATGACAGGCGTAATAATCAATACATGTGTTGGTGTAAAAGGCGAAGAGTTTGATACGGTCATTTCCTATGGACTGTTAAACGGCTACGTCCCTCATTGGAATGATATTTTTTCCGGCAGGGCATCTGATGCAGCAAAAAAATTGTTATATGTTATTTGTTCACGAGCCAAGAAGAATTTACACCTGATAAGTGAAATTGGCAGGACAACGAAAAGTGGGTCTGATTTAGGCATTACGCCCGAGCTAAAATGCATCAAATTCGAGTATGATGTTGTCTAA